aaataatcagattTAAATCCACTGTTTGTAACTTTGTATATCATTAAAAGTTGCTAAATCTAATAAAAAGTTGATGAGAGTGGACAGCACTGATTGGGCTCAGAGGTCAGAACATTCAGAACAAAAACATTGAATTGAATTCAAGTCGACTGTATTACGCACatcgtatattattaaaatgttaaattttattaacattgacataaaaaagtaaacagtATTATACaggttatgtttaattttttttggtacaTAAACTATTTTATGCTTAATTCCTTATTTGattcttcttattttattaaattccaatAAGCATATAACTTACATACTTTGAATccatgaaaaaaacaaaaatcatttaaatatagagttttattatagttattacattttaattaaaagccgTACCAAAATTGTATTTCGAATAACTTTTAAAAGATTCCGTAAAACCACAAACAATTATTCTGTCTGTTATGTTATATCTAGAGATTTTGAACCGGGCAAGATATTTTTTCTAATCAAAAATGAAAGATCAGAGaagctaaaatataattattttttatctgtttgcTTTTGGTATTTGGTAACTTGgttgtaaaattttctttaattgttaatttgtattcaaaaaCAGTTACAGCTAaggtaataagtattatttaaataaaggtcAAAGAATAATTAAGGgttattataagttaaatagcataaaaaaaactgttaaaatgAATCCTTGTTCTGTGGCAGCCCCACAACAAGATACTGATGGTGATGGCAGATGGAATAGCATTGtaagttttaagttatttttgttttatatttaaaataggttcttaagtttatttcaataaaagattacaattaaaatcgtgtgaaataatgtttaaaacagttgtgattttgatatattttgataacgaattaaatatttttttgtgttttacaGCATAACAGATTTCTTTCTGATGCTAAAGGGAAAGATGGAGATGTTATTTTCATCGGCGATTCTATATTACAAGCATTAGAACACACGGAAGTATGGAACCAATGGTTTGCTCCACTTCACTGCCTTAATTTTAGTATTCACAAAGATCAAACTCAAAATGTTTTATGGCGCATAAAAAATGGAGAACTTGATCATGTCGATCCAAgagtatgttataaatttttacatatgattatttttttgttgctgATTTTTACTAATTGCTTCTAATAGTAATATTTGTGAAATGGTTTATGAAATattgataacttttttaaaGCTTATATTTTATAGGTGATAGTTTTGCATGTGGGAACAAACAATGTTGACCATACTCCAGAACAAGTCTGTGAAGGTATATTAGAAATAGTCAATACGATCAGAGAAAAACATCCAAGTGTATACATTGTATTACCAGTAAGtagaaattatgttattaaaataatataagtcaagtacataacattaacaaataaaaactgttttagaGTCTACTTCCAAGGGGACAATATCCCAATGTTCTGAGagaaaaaaattctaaaatcaATCAACTCTTGCGTGACAAGGTTCCTTGCTTGAATAAGGTAGAGATGGTATCAATAGATAAAGGTTTCATACAGAGTGATGGCACAATTAGCCACCATGATATGCACGACTACCTCATACCAACGAATGCAGCTTGTCGGAAGGCTTTTGAACCAGTATATGATCTCCTACAACAAATACTGTCTGAAGGCGAGCCTGAAAAAGACTTGACACCctctgaataatattttataaacaaagacACTCAATAGCTTTTTAATGTGCAGCAAGCTTATTGTGATTGAATAGTAGTACTTAAATTTAGCTTTTTTATCTTAGACATAAGtgtcaaatgttttatattaatttattgttttcctatttttacttttacattccaaattaattaattatttaattggctGTGTTAACTGTTATTAGGCTCATAGAAATACACCAcgcactaataataatttacatacttaGGGAGAAGcactgataaataaaataatcttgcaTGATATACATATTGGACATACTATTATTCTTAACTATACAGGTAATTTTTACTACttcgataataataaattctctTTACAAAGTCAAAATGTAAAatagtcattaaaataattttaaatatcttttaataattataatgttagaCTAGATCCAGTTCTTCATGAATCAAAATGCATTTAAAGAgaagttgtttttttactaattgaGGACATCAAATTGTGGAGAAAGGTTgttatctaaaattataattcaagatTCTGCAATGTCATTATTATGCTTTgtgtacttatttttatattgtttaaatggaAAATTATGTGTGTGAATCTAGCTAGTGActtccaaattttattttatataaaatagatccATT
The nucleotide sequence above comes from Vanessa cardui chromosome 7, ilVanCard2.1, whole genome shotgun sequence. Encoded proteins:
- the LOC124531072 gene encoding platelet-activating factor acetylhydrolase IB subunit beta homolog — protein: MNPCSVAAPQQDTDGDGRWNSIHNRFLSDAKGKDGDVIFIGDSILQALEHTEVWNQWFAPLHCLNFSIHKDQTQNVLWRIKNGELDHVDPRVIVLHVGTNNVDHTPEQVCEGILEIVNTIREKHPSVYIVLPSLLPRGQYPNVLREKNSKINQLLRDKVPCLNKVEMVSIDKGFIQSDGTISHHDMHDYLIPTNAACRKAFEPVYDLLQQILSEGEPEKDLTPSE